A window from Thiosulfatimonas sediminis encodes these proteins:
- the rsmG gene encoding 16S rRNA (guanine(527)-N(7))-methyltransferase RsmG yields MTQNPLSHLQPQLEAALENLALELSGSQVDALMTYLSLLQKWNKVYNLTAIRDPQEMLIKHLIDSLAVVPHIDSPSVIDVGSGGGLPGIPLAICFPDRRIDMLDSNIKKTRFLIQAKAELGLKNSQVWHKRVEEYQPDPLYGAVVSRAFASLEDMFSWTKELLPQNGVWWAMKAQKETEELANLPSYAHVAEIIELQVPGLDAQRRLIKALKVSSN; encoded by the coding sequence ATGACTCAAAATCCGCTTTCTCATTTACAACCTCAGCTAGAAGCCGCGCTTGAAAACCTTGCGCTGGAGCTTTCCGGTTCTCAAGTCGACGCTTTAATGACTTATTTATCGCTGCTACAGAAGTGGAATAAGGTCTATAATCTCACCGCGATTCGTGACCCGCAAGAAATGTTAATCAAGCATCTGATCGACAGTTTAGCGGTCGTACCGCATATTGATAGCCCTTCGGTCATTGATGTTGGTTCTGGTGGTGGTTTACCTGGCATTCCTTTGGCGATTTGTTTTCCAGATCGACGAATTGATATGCTCGATAGCAACATCAAAAAAACCCGTTTTCTGATTCAAGCCAAGGCCGAATTAGGACTGAAAAATAGCCAAGTTTGGCATAAGCGGGTGGAAGAATATCAGCCAGATCCGCTATACGGCGCAGTGGTTTCACGCGCCTTTGCTTCTTTAGAAGATATGTTTAGCTGGACGAAAGAGTTGCTTCCGCAGAACGGCGTCTGGTGGGCGATGAAAGCGCAAAAAGAAACCGAAGAATTGGCCAATTTACCCAGCTATGCGCACGTTGCAGAGATTATCGAATTGCAGGTACCAGGATTGGATGCGCAGCGCCGCTTAATTAAAGCATTAAAAGTATCGAGCAATTAA
- the mnmG gene encoding tRNA uridine-5-carboxymethylaminomethyl(34) synthesis enzyme MnmG, whose amino-acid sequence MDKAFSSYDVIVVGGGHAGTEAALAAARMGQRTLLLTHNIDTLGQMSCNPAIGGIGKGHLVKEVDAMGGAMALATDMGGIQFRTLNASKGPAVRATRAQADRLLYKAAILKMLQNQPNLTLFQQPVEDMLLEGEQVTGVVTKMGLRFYAQNVVLTAGTFLAGRIHIGLQNYEGGRAGDEPANRLAAKLRELNLPVGRLKTGTPPRIDAKTVDFSKMQIQPGDDPAPVFSYMGNRAMHPQQMPCWITYTNEQTHEVIMNSLDQSPMYSEHGEIDSVGPRYCPSIEDKVMRFADKDKHQVFIEPEGLNTTELYPNGISTSLPFETQIQIVRSMQGLENAQIMRPGYAIEYDFFDPRGLKPTLETRAINGLFFAGQINGTTGYEEAAAQGMLAGINAARRAQENAQWYPTRDQAYLGVLVDDLITMGTNEPYRMFTSRAEYRLMLREDNADQRLTPQAREMGLIDDVRWAAFEAKMEGKAQELTRLKETWIYPTHKDAKRAEALMNLPLSKEQTMYDLLKRPNVSYQALAELDAFGQGVDNPQVIELVEIDAKYSGYIARQMEQIDKLKRAESVDIPEDLNFDRISGLSNEVKQKLRDHRPANLGMAGRIQGITPAAVSILLIEIKKHRSQKSI is encoded by the coding sequence ATGGATAAAGCCTTTTCAAGCTATGATGTGATTGTGGTAGGTGGCGGACACGCCGGTACCGAGGCGGCGCTTGCTGCAGCGCGCATGGGGCAGAGAACCTTATTGTTGACGCATAATATTGATACCCTTGGGCAGATGTCGTGTAATCCGGCAATCGGCGGAATTGGCAAAGGACATTTGGTTAAGGAAGTCGATGCAATGGGCGGCGCGATGGCGCTGGCGACCGATATGGGCGGGATTCAATTCCGCACGTTGAACGCATCGAAAGGCCCAGCGGTACGTGCTACGCGTGCGCAAGCCGATCGTTTACTGTACAAAGCCGCCATCTTGAAAATGTTACAGAATCAGCCAAACCTAACGCTATTCCAGCAACCGGTGGAAGATATGTTGCTTGAGGGTGAGCAAGTCACCGGTGTGGTGACTAAAATGGGTTTGCGCTTTTACGCGCAAAACGTGGTTCTGACAGCAGGAACGTTTCTTGCAGGTCGTATTCATATTGGTTTACAGAACTACGAAGGTGGTCGTGCGGGTGATGAGCCTGCTAATCGTCTTGCCGCAAAATTACGCGAACTGAATCTACCTGTTGGGCGATTAAAAACTGGCACTCCGCCACGCATAGACGCGAAAACCGTGGACTTCTCAAAGATGCAAATCCAACCGGGTGATGATCCTGCACCCGTGTTTTCCTATATGGGCAACCGTGCTATGCATCCTCAACAGATGCCGTGTTGGATTACCTATACGAATGAGCAGACGCATGAAGTGATCATGAACTCGCTCGATCAATCGCCGATGTATTCCGAACATGGCGAAATTGATTCGGTCGGGCCACGCTATTGTCCATCAATTGAAGACAAAGTGATGCGTTTTGCAGATAAGGATAAGCATCAAGTGTTTATCGAGCCGGAAGGTCTAAATACCACCGAATTGTATCCAAACGGCATCTCAACTAGTTTGCCGTTTGAAACCCAAATTCAGATTGTACGCTCGATGCAAGGCTTGGAGAACGCGCAAATTATGCGTCCAGGTTATGCCATTGAATACGATTTTTTTGATCCACGTGGACTGAAACCGACGCTGGAAACGCGCGCGATTAACGGTCTGTTTTTTGCCGGACAAATTAACGGCACGACCGGCTATGAAGAAGCCGCTGCACAAGGAATGTTGGCCGGTATTAATGCGGCACGTCGCGCGCAAGAAAATGCCCAATGGTATCCAACGCGCGATCAAGCTTACCTTGGTGTGTTGGTGGACGATTTGATTACCATGGGAACAAACGAGCCTTACCGAATGTTCACCTCGCGTGCTGAGTATCGTTTGATGTTGCGTGAAGATAATGCTGACCAGCGACTTACGCCACAAGCGCGTGAAATGGGCTTGATTGATGATGTACGCTGGGCGGCGTTTGAAGCCAAAATGGAAGGTAAAGCGCAAGAGCTAACGCGGCTTAAAGAGACGTGGATTTACCCAACCCATAAGGACGCCAAGCGTGCCGAAGCCTTAATGAACTTGCCACTGAGTAAAGAACAGACCATGTACGATTTGTTAAAACGTCCGAACGTAAGTTATCAGGCGTTGGCCGAACTGGATGCTTTTGGCCAAGGGGTAGACAATCCTCAAGTCATTGAATTGGTTGAGATTGATGCCAAGTATTCTGGCTATATCGCGCGACAGATGGAGCAAATCGACAAGCTTAAACGTGCAGAATCGGTAGATATTCCAGAAGATTTAAACTTTGATCGCATTTCTGGGTTATCTAATGAAGTGAAACAGAAGCTGCGTGATCACCGACCAGCCAATTTAGGCATGGCAGGACGCATTCAAGGGATTACGCCAGCGGCAGTGTCGATTCTGCTAATTGAAATTAAAAAACACCGTTCGCAGAAAAGTATTTAA
- the queF gene encoding NADPH-dependent 7-cyano-7-deazaguanine reductase QueF (Catalyzes the NADPH-dependent reduction of 7-cyano-7-deazaguanine (preQ0) to 7-aminomethyl-7-deazaguanine (preQ1) in queuosine biosynthesis) codes for MSIVSNSLLGKDTPYCAQYDSSLLFPIPRAEKRKELDIDELSLPFNGLDIWTAYEVSWLNLKGKPEVRIAEFGFQVDSPNLIESKSFKLYLNSFNGTRFACEQDVIDLMVKDLSAASGEIVGIEFKSMSGHELLFGDMPGENLDVLDIEVDSYQVDAGLLQTTEEYVVEETLNSHLLKSNCLVTSQPDWGSVVIRYTGQRIDEAGLLKYIISFREHNEFHEQCVERIFTDIMRQCQPTQLTVYARYVRRGGLDINPYRSNFEDEYDISRTQRQ; via the coding sequence ATGTCGATAGTCAGTAATAGTCTATTAGGTAAAGATACACCTTATTGCGCGCAATATGATTCTTCTTTGTTGTTTCCAATTCCTCGTGCCGAAAAGCGGAAAGAGTTGGACATTGATGAGTTGTCTTTGCCGTTTAATGGATTGGATATTTGGACCGCATACGAGGTCTCTTGGTTGAATCTTAAGGGCAAGCCTGAAGTTCGTATTGCTGAGTTTGGCTTTCAAGTTGATTCACCAAATTTGATTGAGTCGAAATCATTTAAATTGTATTTAAACAGCTTTAACGGGACACGTTTTGCTTGTGAGCAAGATGTTATAGACTTAATGGTTAAGGATTTGTCAGCGGCCTCTGGTGAAATTGTTGGTATTGAGTTTAAATCAATGTCTGGCCATGAACTGTTGTTCGGCGATATGCCAGGTGAAAATTTGGATGTTTTAGATATCGAAGTCGATAGCTATCAGGTTGATGCCGGTTTGCTGCAGACAACAGAAGAGTATGTAGTCGAAGAAACATTGAATAGCCATTTATTAAAGTCCAACTGTTTAGTCACATCGCAACCCGATTGGGGTTCCGTGGTCATTCGTTATACTGGACAGCGGATTGATGAAGCTGGGTTGTTAAAATACATTATCTCTTTCCGTGAGCATAATGAATTTCACGAGCAGTGTGTAGAGCGTATTTTTACCGATATTATGCGTCAGTGTCAGCCAACACAATTAACTGTTTATGCGCGCTATGTCCGCCGTGGAGGTTTGGATATTAATCCGTACCGTTCAAACTTTGAAGATGAATATGATATTTCACGCACGCAGCGTCAGTAG
- a CDS encoding histone deacetylase family protein, whose amino-acid sequence MKPHLNRRQFITFSLAASFGLLPVSKLQAALSSKHKVGTVLDPLFFKHTREGHAESAERLIAIDKELTRRDYWSYLTPVKTRMASKEELLSTHQSGYVFEIETLAEEGNEIFYSAYSNDTYINKHTYDAARMAAGSNIELNLAVYDRQIDRGFALLRPPGHHARADQAMGFCIFNSDVIAAKALQKYRGVERIAIIDFDVHHGNGTQDLTIKDPSILAISIHQHPFWPMTGFSSFTGIGAGEGKNLNCPFHKGAGNRTYLEVYDKVIQPKLEAFKPEHIIVFAGYDGHWQDPLAGHQLSVAGYNKLVQKCINSAEQLCGGRISFSLGGGYNLEPLAQSVAGTMHTLLGLEEPFIDQVGESEDFEQDYSEEITKLQQLHFGKA is encoded by the coding sequence ATGAAACCTCATCTTAACAGACGACAATTTATTACTTTTAGCTTAGCGGCTAGCTTTGGTTTGCTACCAGTCAGTAAGTTACAAGCGGCGCTGTCCAGCAAACATAAGGTCGGTACGGTTTTAGATCCGTTATTCTTTAAACATACACGTGAGGGCCATGCCGAAAGTGCAGAACGACTGATTGCCATCGATAAAGAACTCACCCGTCGAGATTATTGGTCTTATCTAACCCCGGTAAAAACTCGCATGGCAAGCAAGGAAGAATTATTGAGTACACACCAATCCGGTTATGTTTTTGAGATTGAAACTTTAGCTGAGGAGGGTAACGAAATTTTCTATAGTGCTTACAGCAATGACACTTACATCAATAAACACACTTATGATGCAGCTCGTATGGCGGCCGGAAGTAATATTGAACTGAATTTGGCCGTTTATGATCGGCAAATAGATCGAGGCTTTGCCCTTCTTCGCCCACCAGGGCATCATGCTCGCGCTGATCAAGCGATGGGCTTCTGTATCTTTAACAGTGATGTGATTGCAGCCAAAGCACTTCAAAAGTATCGTGGCGTAGAACGCATAGCGATTATCGACTTTGATGTACATCATGGTAATGGCACCCAAGACCTGACCATCAAAGATCCATCCATCTTGGCAATTTCGATTCACCAACATCCATTCTGGCCGATGACCGGTTTCAGCAGCTTTACCGGTATTGGCGCAGGTGAAGGCAAAAATCTTAATTGTCCATTCCACAAAGGCGCGGGTAATAGAACTTATTTAGAAGTATATGACAAGGTCATTCAACCTAAATTAGAAGCGTTTAAACCGGAACATATTATCGTCTTTGCCGGTTATGACGGCCACTGGCAAGATCCGCTCGCAGGTCACCAGTTGTCTGTAGCCGGTTACAATAAGCTGGTACAGAAATGTATCAACTCTGCAGAACAACTCTGTGGTGGGCGCATTAGCTTTTCACTAGGTGGCGGTTATAACTTGGAGCCATTGGCACAAAGTGTCGCCGGAACCATGCATACATTGCTTGGCTTAGAAGAACCATTTATTGATCAAGTCGGTGAGAGTGAAGATTTCGAGCAGGACTATTCGGAAGAAATTACTAAATTGCAGCAACTGCACTTTGGCAAAGCTTAA
- a CDS encoding YigZ family protein: MSYPIPAEESVAEIEIKKSRFIAYARGISTREEGMQWLQELKEQYPDARHHCWAYLLGNPKCAANAGMGDDGEPSGTAGKPILNVLNHKNIGDVMIVVVRYFGGIKLGAGGLTRAYGQAAQAVMEVLPTEEQIPMQAISIFCDFSQEQQIRHWCQLVAGEVAEVSYAQQVSMQLQVPEDAVNEITAQLDSISCEYRLHD, translated from the coding sequence ATGTCCTACCCAATTCCTGCCGAAGAGTCCGTGGCAGAAATAGAGATTAAGAAGAGTCGTTTTATTGCGTATGCGCGCGGTATTTCCACGCGTGAAGAGGGAATGCAGTGGCTGCAAGAGCTTAAAGAGCAATATCCGGATGCCCGTCATCACTGTTGGGCTTATCTACTCGGCAATCCAAAGTGTGCTGCCAATGCCGGTATGGGGGATGATGGTGAACCGAGCGGAACCGCCGGTAAGCCGATTCTGAATGTTTTAAATCATAAAAATATTGGCGATGTCATGATCGTCGTGGTCAGGTATTTCGGTGGAATTAAACTAGGAGCGGGCGGATTGACTCGTGCTTACGGTCAAGCTGCGCAGGCGGTGATGGAGGTGCTACCGACCGAAGAGCAAATTCCGATGCAGGCCATCAGCATATTCTGTGACTTTTCTCAGGAGCAGCAAATCCGTCATTGGTGCCAGTTAGTTGCCGGCGAGGTGGCTGAGGTAAGTTATGCGCAACAAGTCAGTATGCAACTGCAAGTACCGGAAGATGCGGTTAATGAAATAACCGCACAGTTAGATTCGATTTCATGTGAATATCGATTGCACGATTAA
- a CDS encoding efflux RND transporter permease subunit has protein sequence MSQISSQTSRWNLSALAVRQPSVTLYFILVVTIAGIYAFLHMGRAEDPSFDLNAMVVSATWPGATAMEMQEQVADPIEKRLEEIAYFDRVETKSRPGRTDMIVLFAQNTPSGISEELFYQVRKRLNDLAPSLPQGVQGPFFNDDFADVYFTLYSLTAPSWPHNQLVQVAEQMTVALRRVQGVKKVNLLGEQASQIFIDCDQSILAQAGIQLDDLQQQLGAHLQKQAGGYVDTAGPRVFLRAPKSGAQLDAATIEALPILVGGKTVRLDQLAKVSQGYQEPPNYLIRDRGEQALLVGVVMAKGVDGLQLEKSLIAFEQNYLQQLPAGVQLDKVTNQADAIHDAVSTFQLKFVTALGVVLLVSLLALGVRAGLIVALAVPLTLAMTFVFMYLNGQNFDRISLGALIISLGLLVDDAIIAIEMMLVKIAEGMEKAKAAAYAWTVTAAPMLIGTLVTVVGFLPIGLAQSQVGQYAGGIFWVLGMTLLASWLVAVYFTPYLGVKLLPKINNPHQEMYNSRFYQGLRFVVQACVRFKKSVVLLTIFIFVLAAMGMKNVVEKQFFPSSDRPELMIDIAMPEGTSMQATDVVAKRMESLIKDYPQVKSLSTYVGQGAPRFFLALNPELPNPAFAKIIVVTHGKEERDALQAQLQQQINQGLFPEARVRAHPLLFGPPVPWPVTFRVVGPDPQVLREIAEQLRLLMAEQDFTIDPHLQWGQRSLVMRLEFDAERLLQLGLTQQQLMAQLNTQLQGVTVGQVRQANRTVNVLLRADQATRNNLANLDEIMVRTATTSVPLSHLAELQPHYEDMLLDRRNRELFLAVNSEVIPGMQPPVATQKMQELMQPLVASLPLGYRIDTGGSVEESAVAEASIQAMMPLMLLSITLLLMLFIRRFSGMFMVLFTAPLGLIGAVAALIVFQQPFGFVANLGLIGLAGILMRNTLILTGQIDDNKRQGMADYQALIDATIRRARPVLLTALAAMLAFIPLTSSTFWGPMAYVLIGGIGVGTLLTLLFLPALYALWFKVKIEKVA, from the coding sequence GTGTCGCAGATTTCTTCTCAAACTTCGCGTTGGAACCTGTCGGCGCTTGCGGTGCGCCAGCCAAGCGTCACCTTGTATTTTATTTTGGTGGTGACGATTGCTGGCATCTATGCTTTTTTGCATATGGGGCGTGCCGAAGACCCGAGTTTTGATTTAAACGCCATGGTGGTTTCTGCTACTTGGCCTGGAGCAACGGCGATGGAGATGCAAGAGCAGGTCGCCGATCCGATTGAGAAACGCTTGGAAGAAATTGCTTACTTTGATCGGGTTGAGACCAAATCTCGTCCTGGTCGCACCGATATGATTGTGCTGTTTGCGCAAAATACCCCAAGCGGTATTTCTGAAGAGCTGTTTTATCAAGTTCGTAAGCGCCTGAACGATTTGGCTCCAAGCCTGCCGCAAGGGGTGCAAGGCCCTTTCTTTAATGACGATTTTGCGGATGTTTATTTCACTCTTTATAGTCTGACGGCACCGAGTTGGCCGCATAACCAGCTGGTGCAAGTTGCGGAACAGATGACGGTGGCTTTACGCCGTGTGCAGGGTGTTAAAAAAGTCAATTTATTGGGGGAGCAAGCAAGCCAAATTTTTATTGATTGTGATCAGTCAATACTGGCACAAGCGGGTATTCAGCTGGACGATTTACAGCAGCAGTTGGGGGCGCATTTGCAAAAGCAAGCTGGAGGCTATGTGGATACTGCCGGCCCACGCGTTTTTTTGCGTGCGCCGAAGAGTGGTGCACAGCTTGATGCCGCGACAATTGAAGCGTTACCGATTTTAGTGGGTGGCAAAACAGTGCGTTTAGACCAGTTGGCTAAGGTTTCGCAAGGTTATCAAGAACCGCCGAATTATCTGATTCGCGATCGTGGCGAGCAGGCGCTATTGGTTGGGGTGGTGATGGCGAAGGGCGTTGATGGCTTGCAGCTGGAAAAAAGCCTGATTGCGTTTGAGCAAAATTATTTGCAGCAGCTGCCGGCTGGGGTTCAATTGGATAAGGTGACCAATCAAGCGGATGCGATTCATGATGCGGTCAGCACCTTTCAGTTGAAGTTTGTCACGGCTTTGGGCGTGGTTTTGCTTGTCAGTTTATTGGCTTTAGGAGTTAGGGCCGGTTTAATCGTCGCTTTAGCCGTGCCTTTGACTCTGGCGATGACTTTTGTATTTATGTATTTAAATGGTCAGAACTTCGACCGTATCAGCTTGGGAGCGCTGATTATTTCACTGGGCTTATTGGTTGATGATGCCATTATCGCCATTGAGATGATGTTGGTCAAAATCGCTGAGGGCATGGAAAAAGCCAAGGCTGCCGCTTACGCATGGACGGTAACGGCCGCGCCAATGTTGATTGGTACTTTGGTGACAGTAGTCGGTTTTTTGCCGATTGGTTTGGCGCAATCGCAGGTTGGGCAATATGCCGGTGGTATTTTCTGGGTATTGGGCATGACGCTGCTTGCCTCTTGGCTGGTAGCGGTGTATTTCACTCCTTATCTTGGCGTAAAGCTACTCCCTAAAATCAACAACCCTCATCAAGAAATGTATAACAGCCGCTTCTATCAGGGGTTGCGATTTGTCGTACAAGCTTGCGTTCGTTTTAAGAAAAGCGTGGTGTTACTGACCATATTCATCTTTGTGCTGGCGGCAATGGGCATGAAGAATGTGGTTGAAAAACAGTTTTTTCCGAGCTCTGATCGTCCGGAGTTGATGATTGATATCGCCATGCCGGAAGGAACCTCGATGCAGGCCACGGATGTCGTCGCCAAGCGAATGGAAAGTCTGATTAAAGATTATCCGCAGGTTAAGTCGCTTTCGACCTATGTTGGGCAGGGCGCACCGCGTTTCTTCTTGGCATTGAATCCGGAGTTGCCAAATCCGGCTTTTGCCAAGATTATCGTGGTGACGCACGGTAAAGAGGAGCGAGATGCGCTGCAAGCCCAACTTCAGCAGCAGATTAATCAAGGACTTTTCCCAGAAGCACGTGTTAGGGCGCATCCATTGTTATTTGGTCCGCCAGTGCCGTGGCCGGTGACTTTCCGTGTGGTTGGCCCAGATCCACAAGTGTTGCGTGAAATTGCCGAACAGTTGCGTCTGTTAATGGCGGAGCAGGACTTTACTATTGATCCGCACTTGCAATGGGGGCAGCGTTCTTTGGTGATGCGTTTAGAGTTTGACGCTGAACGCTTATTACAATTAGGCTTAACTCAGCAGCAGTTAATGGCGCAGTTGAATACTCAGTTGCAGGGCGTTACCGTTGGTCAAGTTCGGCAAGCGAATCGCACAGTGAACGTGTTGTTGCGCGCCGATCAAGCAACGCGCAATAATTTAGCAAATCTTGATGAAATTATGGTGCGCACGGCAACGACCAGTGTGCCATTGAGTCATTTGGCTGAGTTGCAACCACATTACGAAGATATGCTGTTGGATCGACGTAATCGCGAGCTGTTTTTGGCGGTGAATAGCGAGGTTATTCCAGGAATGCAACCGCCGGTGGCAACCCAGAAAATGCAAGAACTGATGCAACCTCTCGTTGCCAGTCTGCCATTGGGTTATCGGATTGATACCGGCGGTTCGGTTGAAGAATCTGCTGTAGCCGAGGCTTCGATTCAGGCAATGATGCCGTTGATGCTATTAAGTATCACTTTATTACTAATGCTCTTTATTCGTCGTTTTAGCGGAATGTTTATGGTGTTGTTCACTGCGCCGCTTGGTTTGATTGGTGCGGTTGCTGCCTTGATTGTGTTTCAACAGCCGTTTGGCTTTGTGGCGAATCTTGGTTTAATTGGTCTGGCGGGAATCTTGATGCGCAACACTTTAATATTGACCGGCCAGATTGATGATAACAAACGTCAAGGCATGGCCGATTATCAAGCGTTGATTGATGCGACCATTCGCCGAGCGCGCCCGGTGTTGCTCACTGCGTTGGCCGCGATGTTGGCGTTCATTCCTTTGACCTCTTCAACTTTTTGGGGGCCAATGGCGTATGTATTGATTGGCGGGATTGGTGTCGGCACACTCCTGACTCTGCTTTTTTTGCCGGCACTCTATGCGCTCTGGTTTAAAGTCAAAATCGAAAAGGTTGCTTAA
- a CDS encoding efflux RND transporter periplasmic adaptor subunit produces MQKTNVRVGRASFTAILWVLLFSSALSGCQQEPERPEKSLLKVKVVTVVSSAQSRDWVLNGTLSARKIIPLGLRVAGQVKQVSVDLGSRVDAGQTLLQLDQRDFVLSVKSSQAAIKVTAAQISQTQSDLQRVEALQQRKLASEQAKQQLETQLKALQAQQNANHQNLQQAQNQLDYTQLVAVNAGVIGSRMVEEGQVVNAGQALFQLIVDGQRDVALSVPEARIGDLPDSALATINGQSYPVKLRTRLLQADLPSRTWTVYYQLADSALINRMPLNQSVRVQFTQALSNQVQLPLSALYEAADYPSVWLLENGKAKRLAVEILRLSSESVWLRADFPANAKVIALGVHLLSEGQPLEEMP; encoded by the coding sequence ATGCAGAAGACTAATGTGAGAGTAGGGCGTGCTTCGTTTACCGCAATCTTATGGGTTTTATTATTCAGTTCTGCTCTTAGCGGCTGTCAGCAAGAGCCTGAAAGACCGGAAAAATCTCTTCTTAAAGTAAAAGTCGTCACCGTTGTTTCGAGCGCTCAGTCCAGAGATTGGGTTTTAAATGGCACCCTTAGCGCGCGTAAGATTATTCCTTTAGGGCTGCGCGTTGCTGGTCAGGTTAAGCAGGTCTCAGTGGATTTAGGCAGTCGTGTTGATGCTGGACAGACATTGTTACAGCTTGATCAGCGCGATTTTGTATTATCGGTAAAATCCTCTCAAGCGGCGATTAAAGTCACTGCTGCGCAAATCAGTCAAACCCAATCTGACTTACAGCGTGTGGAAGCCTTACAACAGCGTAAACTCGCTTCAGAACAAGCTAAGCAGCAGTTGGAAACGCAGCTTAAAGCTTTGCAAGCCCAGCAAAATGCAAATCATCAAAACTTGCAGCAGGCACAAAATCAGTTGGATTACACTCAGTTAGTTGCCGTTAATGCTGGAGTGATTGGCAGCAGAATGGTTGAAGAAGGGCAAGTGGTGAATGCCGGACAGGCATTATTTCAGCTGATTGTTGATGGGCAGCGAGATGTCGCGCTTTCAGTGCCAGAAGCGCGTATTGGTGATTTACCGGATAGCGCCCTAGCGACTATAAATGGGCAGAGTTATCCGGTTAAGTTGCGTACTCGCTTGTTACAGGCAGATTTGCCGAGCCGAACATGGACGGTATATTATCAATTAGCCGATAGTGCGCTTATCAATCGCATGCCGTTGAATCAAAGCGTTCGTGTGCAGTTTACTCAAGCTTTGTCTAATCAGGTACAACTGCCTTTAAGCGCGTTATATGAAGCGGCGGACTATCCCTCAGTTTGGTTGCTGGAAAACGGTAAAGCTAAGCGATTGGCGGTGGAAATTCTGCGTCTTTCTTCTGAGTCTGTGTGGCTTAGGGCTGATTTTCCGGCTAATGCTAAGGTGATTGCGCTTGGCGTGCATTTGCTTTCTGAAGGCCAACCGCTTGAGGAGATGCCTTAG
- a CDS encoding NfeD family protein: MDQLQFPILNHGFLLGLGAVLFAFGILLLKKWLKTLGFSLVLLGAAGFLLAIENGFYQLIFFLMLWVLAHQLGKKPRLGIRLADEHQEGGTGIIRRANGNLSVVYKDRSWPIQTDEDNLKEGDRVVVIDIVNGRANVELLSRKSVHAED; encoded by the coding sequence ATGGATCAGCTGCAGTTTCCCATCCTAAATCATGGGTTCTTGCTCGGATTAGGTGCGGTATTATTCGCATTCGGGATTTTACTCCTTAAAAAATGGTTAAAAACTCTTGGCTTCAGTCTAGTGCTGCTGGGTGCTGCCGGCTTTCTTTTGGCGATTGAAAACGGGTTTTATCAGCTGATCTTTTTTTTGATGTTGTGGGTTTTAGCTCATCAACTCGGTAAAAAACCGCGCTTGGGGATTCGTTTGGCGGATGAACACCAAGAGGGTGGAACGGGCATAATCCGTCGCGCAAACGGGAATCTTAGCGTGGTCTATAAAGACCGCAGCTGGCCGATTCAAACGGATGAAGATAACCTTAAAGAGGGTGATCGTGTGGTGGTGATAGATATTGTTAACGGACGGGCAAATGTGGAATTACTTTCAAGAAAATCGGTGCATGCAGAAGACTAA